CCTTGAGCGAGAGTACGCCGTGGACGCAGCAATAATCGAACTCTATGCCTTGGCCTATCCTATTGGGCCCCGAGCCTAGGATAACGGCCTTCTTCCGCCTCGCGGGGATCGCCTCATTCTCCTCCTCATACGTGGAATAGAAGTAGGGGGTCTTCGCCTCAAATTCGGCGGCGCAGGTATCGACCATCTTATAAACTGGCCTGAAACCCCTCTTGCGCCTAACATCAGATTCCGATGCGCCCAATAGATGAGCGAGCTGGATGTCGGAGAACCCGAGCCTTTTCGCCTCCCTGAGGGTTTGGGCCGGTATCGTATCCAACGTATAGCGCCGAAGCTCCCTCTCGAACTCCACGAGCCTCCTTATCTTCTCCAAGAACCAAGGATCTATCTTTGTCAGCTCATATACTTCATCGATCCCCATCCCGGCTTGGAAGGCGTATCTTATATAGAAGATCCTCTCGTGATTGGGAAACTTGAGCTTCCTGACTATCTCTTCCAAGGAGGGCCCCCTATCCTTTCCATCGCATCCCAGCCCATACCTCCCTATCTCTAGGGATCGCAATGCCTTCTGGAGGGCCTCCTCGAAGCTCCTCCCTATCGCCATGACCTCCCCGACCGATTTCATCTGAGTCGTCAGAACGGTATCGGCGGTCTTGAACTTATCGAACGCGAATCTCGGGACCTTGACGACGACATAATCTATCGTTGGCTCGAACGACGCCAGCGTCTCCTTAGTGATATCGTTTGGGATCTCGTCCAGCGTATATCCGACTGCGAGCTTCGCCGCTATCTTCGCTATTGGGAATCCGGTCGCCTTCGAGGCCAAGGCCGAGGATCGAGATACCCTTGGGTTGATCTCTACGGCCACAGCCCTCCCGGTTTCTGGATGGACCGCGAATTGTATATTTGATCCGCCGGTTTCAACGCCTATCTCCCTTATGATCTTTATCGCGTAATCCCTGAGCCTCTGATACTCCACATCGGTCAGCGTTTGGGCCGGGGCAACCGTTATGCTATCGCCCGTATGAATGCCCATCGGATCGAAATTCTCTATCGAGCATATTATGACGACGTTATCCGCTAAATCCCTCATGACTTCGAGCTCGTACTCCTTCCAGCCGATGAGGCTCTCCTCGATGAGGACTTGATGAATCCTGCTCAGGGATAGGCCGCGCTCGGCTATCTCCTTGAGCTCGTTCTTATTGAAGGCTATCCCGCCCCCGGTCCCGCCCAAGGTGAAGGATGGGCGTATCACGACCGGATAGCCCAACCCATCGGCTATGCGCAGCGCATCCTCAACCGAGTTGGCGATGCCGCTCCTCGGGACCTCTATGCCTATCCTCCTCATCGATTCCTTGAACAGTTCCCTATCCTCGCCCTTCTTTATGGCGAGCGGCTTCGCCCCTATGGCTTCCACGCCGAACCTATCGAGGATCCCCCTCTCGGCCAATTCGACGGTGAGGTTCAGGCCTATCTGGCCGCCGAGCGTCGGCAGGATCGCATCGGGCCTCTCCTTGGCTATTATCCTCTCAAGGACCTCCGGGACAAGCGGCTCTATATAGGTCCTATCGGCCATCTCCGGATCGGTCATTATCGTCGCCGGGTTGGAGTTCACCAAGACCACCTCGTAACCCTCCTCCTTAAGCGCCTTGCAAGCTTGGCTGCCGGAATAATCGAACTCTGCCGCTTGCCCTATCACTATCGGGCCGGAGCCTATTATGAGGATCTTCCTCAGATCCGTCCTCTTTGGCAAGGCCCCGATCACCTCAGCATCTCCAGCGCCTCATCGAAGAAGAAGTGGGTATCGTGCGGCCCGGGCCCAGCCTCCGGGTGATATTGGACGCATAATATGGGCAGCTCCTTATGCCTGAGCCCCTCGATCGTGCGATCGTTCAGGTTTATTTGCGTGACCTCCAGCCCCGTGCCGGCGAGGGATGATTCGTCCACGGCGAAGCCGTGGTTTTGGCTCGATATGAATACCCTGCCGGATTCGAAATCCTTTACGGGCTGGTTGGAACCCCTATGGCCGAACTTCAGCTTGAAGGTCTTCGCCCCCATGGCCAGGGATATGAGCTGATGGCCGAGGCAGATGCCTATTATTGGCATCTTGCCCACCAATTTCCGAACGGTCCCGATCGTTTTATGAACTCTGGCCGGATCCCCGGGGCCATTCGATATGAATAGGCCATCCGGCCCCAATTCCATTATCTTCTCGGGCGGATAATCGAATGGCAAAAGCCATATGCTAATCCCCCTCGACAAGATCTGCCTCAATATGCTCCTCTTGGCGCCGCAATCCAGAAGCGCGAGCTCGAGCCTCCCGCCCCCATCGGCTTCTATGAACTTTGGCTCCCTTATCGAGACCCTATCGACCAAGTCCAGCTCGGTTATATGGGGTTGCTCCTTGGCCCTTTTCAGGAGCTCCGCCTCGCTCGGCCCATCGCTGGGCCTGAATACGGCCAAGGCAGACTTCATCGTTCCATATACCCGGGCCTTCTTGGTCAGCATTCGGGTATCGACGCCCTCGATCCCCGGTACTCCGTGCTCCTCCAAGAGCTCAGCCAAGGCCATTTGGGACCTCCAATTGCTCGGCCTCCGGCAGAGCTCCCTTACGACGAACCCCTCGACTTGGACCTTATCGCTTTCGAAATCTTCCTCGGCCACCCCATAATTGCCTATCAAGGGATACGTCATCATCAATATCTGGCCCGCGTAGGAGGGATCCGTCAAAGCCTCAACATAGCCCGTCATTGAGGTATTGAACACCAGTTCCCCCTCGGCTATGCCTTCGGATCCAAAGCCCCTCCCCTTCACCAAGGTCCCATCCTCGAGGGCTAGCATCGCCTCCAATTCCCAATCCTCGCTTGGCCCTTTGGAACTCGCCAGCGATCCCAATGCCATCCCCAAGCCCTTTGGGCCCTTCGCTAGCCCTTCCTGATAAGGGTTTATATCCCAGATTTCGGGGCCAGCGGCCGGAAAATCCTCTGAGGGGCGATCTACCTCATTTCAACAGCTTCAAGACCTCCTTGAACTCCGGCGTTCCAGCCTTGCCCAAAATCTCGTATAGGGCCATCTCGACGCTGCTCGGGATCGCACCCGCCCCCTCCATCCTCTTCAAGCCAACTTCTCGATCCAGTTCGGAGCGGGATGAGGTCGCGTCTTCTAGGATGTGGACCTCGAATCCCCTTCTGATGGCCTCCAGCGCCGTTTGGGCTACGCAAATATGGGTTTCCACCCCCGCCATCAATAGCTTCCTTCTCCCGAGCCCCTCGACCGCCCTCCGAAAACACTCCTCCTCAAAGCAGTTGAAGTGAATCTTCTCTATCGGCTCAGAATCGTGAAGCGCCCTCAGCTCCGGCACGGTCATGCCGAGCCCCTTCGGGTACTGC
This sequence is a window from Candidatus Bathyarchaeia archaeon. Protein-coding genes within it:
- the carB gene encoding carbamoyl-phosphate synthase large subunit produces the protein MPKRTDLRKILIIGSGPIVIGQAAEFDYSGSQACKALKEEGYEVVLVNSNPATIMTDPEMADRTYIEPLVPEVLERIIAKERPDAILPTLGGQIGLNLTVELAERGILDRFGVEAIGAKPLAIKKGEDRELFKESMRRIGIEVPRSGIANSVEDALRIADGLGYPVVIRPSFTLGGTGGGIAFNKNELKEIAERGLSLSRIHQVLIEESLIGWKEYELEVMRDLADNVVIICSIENFDPMGIHTGDSITVAPAQTLTDVEYQRLRDYAIKIIREIGVETGGSNIQFAVHPETGRAVAVEINPRVSRSSALASKATGFPIAKIAAKLAVGYTLDEIPNDITKETLASFEPTIDYVVVKVPRFAFDKFKTADTVLTTQMKSVGEVMAIGRSFEEALQKALRSLEIGRYGLGCDGKDRGPSLEEIVRKLKFPNHERIFYIRYAFQAGMGIDEVYELTKIDPWFLEKIRRLVEFERELRRYTLDTIPAQTLREAKRLGFSDIQLAHLLGASESDVRRKRGFRPVYKMVDTCAAEFEAKTPYFYSTYEEENEAIPARRKKAVILGSGPNRIGQGIEFDYCCVHGVLSLKEEGYQSIMVNNNPETVSTDYDTSDRLYFEPITFEDVMHIVENENPDGVIVTLGGQTPLNISKQLEESGVRLLGTASEAIDIAEDRERFARLMEELGIPQPENGIAHSLDEAKEVARRLGYPVLVRPSYVLGGRGMEIVYDEGELIEFVKEAEEVSPEKPILIDKFLEDAVEVEVDALCDGEEVLIGGIMEHIEEAGVHSGDSACVLPPVSLDSRTIETIKEYTKRIALAIGIVGLINIQYAVKGGIVYILEANPRASRTVPFVSKATGIPLAKIAVKLMLGKKLRELGIKERLDPGYRAVKEAVFPFAKLPGVDPVLGPEMKSTGEVMGISERFGMAYYKAELAAGMALPTSGTVFLSVKDRDKPKMVGVARKFKELGFRILATKGTANYLRAHGIHAETILKASEGRPNIVDAIINGQVDLIINTPVGKGPKSDGYQVRRAAVDYNIPYITTVAGALAAIEGIEAIKRGEMDVKPLQEYHRIAEAKAKAGPPERPIAQEWVRSF
- the carA gene encoding glutamine-hydrolyzing carbamoyl-phosphate synthase small subunit, which translates into the protein MLALEDGTLVKGRGFGSEGIAEGELVFNTSMTGYVEALTDPSYAGQILMMTYPLIGNYGVAEEDFESDKVQVEGFVVRELCRRPSNWRSQMALAELLEEHGVPGIEGVDTRMLTKKARVYGTMKSALAVFRPSDGPSEAELLKRAKEQPHITELDLVDRVSIREPKFIEADGGGRLELALLDCGAKRSILRQILSRGISIWLLPFDYPPEKIMELGPDGLFISNGPGDPARVHKTIGTVRKLVGKMPIIGICLGHQLISLAMGAKTFKLKFGHRGSNQPVKDFESGRVFISSQNHGFAVDESSLAGTGLEVTQINLNDRTIEGLRHKELPILCVQYHPEAGPGPHDTHFFFDEALEMLR
- a CDS encoding hydrolase, encoding MALSAGDSILICIDFQERLMPRIANAKFIIDRAALAIKAFKSLGVPIVVTEQYPKGLGMTVPELRALHDSEPIEKIHFNCFEEECFRRAVEGLGRRKLLMAGVETHICVAQTALEAIRRGFEVHILEDATSSRSELDREVGLKRMEGAGAIPSSVEMALYEILGKAGTPEFKEVLKLLK